In a single window of the Paenibacillus sp. MMS20-IR301 genome:
- a CDS encoding sugar ABC transporter substrate-binding protein, which produces MRTGKKLGAGLILTTLLVGAAGCGGNEANTNKNASASTNSPASEATKAPEASAEKVKIIYSMWGSAAEGNTTQAVADRFNASQDKIEVEVQAIPWENYMTKLNTLATAGQLPDTGMLKEDGVIQWSSEGMLNDVSSMYEGSDSKPLDSLAYKYQGKPVAYAAANEILLLYYNKDMFDKANVPYPPSALDQAWTWDQFVDAAKKLTNDKNGKHPGEDGFDSQGIVQFGASVENLPWQLETWALSNGGGFYSSDGSEVKVGEDASIEAIQRVADLYLKDHVAPLSVGQTDDGIQRTIIAGTVAMATNGQWNVGTSLNTAKEEGLNYGVAVLPYMKDKITISTGGANVVFSQTKHPKEAMEWLKWYNSEENNWELISSGIWMPTLDKWYKDETLTRKWVENPNFPPYEEYKSAVVDYAQSSAARPAAWFYTNYTTDFNTLLGSVLGDVWTGKTTAKEAITKNLDALKAAHTGNK; this is translated from the coding sequence ATGAGAACAGGAAAGAAACTTGGGGCAGGTCTTATTCTAACCACACTCTTAGTGGGTGCCGCTGGATGCGGAGGCAATGAGGCGAATACAAACAAAAACGCAAGTGCAAGCACTAACTCACCCGCATCTGAAGCAACCAAAGCACCCGAGGCATCTGCAGAAAAGGTCAAAATTATTTACTCCATGTGGGGAAGCGCGGCTGAAGGAAATACAACCCAGGCCGTAGCAGACCGGTTCAATGCTTCCCAGGATAAAATCGAAGTAGAAGTGCAGGCGATCCCTTGGGAGAACTACATGACAAAGTTGAATACGCTTGCAACAGCCGGCCAGCTGCCGGATACAGGAATGCTGAAGGAGGACGGTGTCATCCAGTGGTCCTCTGAAGGGATGCTGAATGATGTAAGCTCCATGTACGAAGGCAGCGACAGCAAGCCGCTGGACAGCCTGGCCTACAAATATCAAGGCAAGCCTGTAGCTTATGCCGCGGCCAATGAAATTCTCCTTCTCTATTATAACAAAGACATGTTTGATAAAGCGAATGTGCCGTATCCGCCATCTGCACTCGATCAGGCCTGGACCTGGGATCAATTCGTAGATGCTGCCAAGAAGCTGACGAATGACAAGAACGGCAAACATCCCGGCGAGGACGGCTTCGATTCACAGGGGATTGTCCAGTTCGGTGCTTCGGTTGAGAACCTTCCGTGGCAGCTCGAGACGTGGGCGCTCAGTAACGGCGGAGGCTTCTATTCCAGTGATGGTTCAGAAGTTAAGGTCGGGGAGGACGCAAGCATTGAAGCGATTCAGCGGGTGGCCGACCTGTACTTGAAGGATCATGTTGCTCCGCTCTCTGTCGGACAGACTGACGATGGGATCCAGCGTACGATTATTGCCGGTACTGTCGCTATGGCGACTAATGGACAGTGGAACGTGGGAACCAGCCTGAATACGGCAAAAGAAGAAGGGCTGAACTACGGCGTAGCTGTTCTGCCGTACATGAAGGATAAAATCACGATCAGCACCGGCGGTGCCAATGTTGTATTCTCCCAGACCAAACATCCGAAAGAAGCGATGGAATGGCTGAAATGGTATAACTCCGAGGAGAACAACTGGGAACTGATCTCTTCAGGCATCTGGATGCCGACGCTGGATAAATGGTATAAGGATGAGACGCTCACCCGCAAATGGGTAGAGAATCCAAACTTCCCTCCGTATGAGGAATACAAATCAGCGGTTGTTGATTATGCGCAGTCCTCTGCAGCGAGACCTGCAGCCTGGTTCTATACGAACTATACAACAGACTTTAACACATTGCTCGGATCGGTGCTGGGAGATGTCTGGACCGGTAAGACTACCGCCAAAGAGGCAATTACCAAGAATCTCGATGCCCTGAAGGCAGCTCATACAGGCAACAAATAA
- a CDS encoding sugar ABC transporter permease, giving the protein METIKMQPISKLQKRRPRIFSAEARVAYICLIPAFLGLIFLTYLPLVGVLGISLTNWTGLKSPEFIGFENYIKIFTTDPYIKDSIISTIYFAALSVAGSMIYSLFIALLLNRKIPARGFFRAVFYVPYVLPAAAIYVGWSWLYEGNFGFFNYILSELGLNKILFIADSSYVVPSLSLISVWLSGNLIVIFLAGLQNVPAVYHEAAEMDGANGWKRFRHITLPCMSPIIFYNLLMSLIANLQVVTPALALTNGGPGNSSRFLTYLMYDQAFVNYRLGYACATTLIIFAILAVFTTVLFRTSGRWIYNEGGDDK; this is encoded by the coding sequence ATGGAAACCATTAAGATGCAGCCCATTAGTAAACTGCAAAAGCGGCGTCCCCGGATTTTTTCGGCCGAAGCGCGTGTAGCTTATATCTGTTTAATTCCTGCTTTTCTGGGACTAATCTTTCTGACCTATTTACCGCTTGTCGGGGTGCTGGGAATCAGCTTAACGAATTGGACCGGGCTTAAGAGCCCTGAATTCATCGGCTTCGAGAATTACATCAAAATATTTACTACCGACCCTTATATTAAGGATTCGATTATCTCGACTATCTACTTTGCGGCATTGTCTGTAGCGGGAAGCATGATTTATTCACTGTTTATTGCACTGCTGCTGAACCGGAAAATTCCGGCGAGAGGATTCTTCCGCGCTGTGTTCTACGTTCCTTATGTACTGCCGGCTGCAGCGATCTATGTAGGATGGTCCTGGCTGTATGAGGGGAACTTCGGTTTCTTCAACTATATCCTCTCTGAGCTGGGGCTGAACAAAATTCTGTTCATCGCAGATTCCAGCTATGTTGTCCCTTCCCTCTCGCTGATTTCGGTTTGGCTGTCAGGAAATCTCATAGTTATCTTCCTGGCGGGCCTGCAGAACGTTCCGGCCGTATACCATGAAGCTGCGGAGATGGATGGCGCGAACGGATGGAAACGCTTCCGGCATATCACGCTGCCATGTATGTCACCGATTATTTTCTACAATCTGCTAATGAGCCTCATCGCCAACCTTCAAGTTGTAACGCCTGCGCTGGCCTTAACGAACGGCGGCCCGGGCAACTCCTCCCGGTTCCTGACCTATCTGATGTATGACCAGGCTTTCGTGAATTACAGATTAGGTTACGCGTGCGCAACGACCCTGATCATATTTGCTATCCTGGCTGTATTTACCACAGTGTTGTTCAGGACCTCGGGCCGGTGGATCTACAATGAAGGAGGCGACGACAAATGA
- a CDS encoding carbohydrate ABC transporter permease, whose product MSTAAYGRLKSKKRRTRTMNIITFAVVIFFAILAIFPIWWIFRTSLMTNAEIYKYPPSLIPDNWLFSNYEKTLKVFKFWKYLWNTMVIIVPSCLAGTFTATLCGYAFARLRFRGKSFIWALCVGSMLLPAMVTLIPLYIGWTRGLGFNDSYWPLILPYFCGGGAFNIFLIRQFIMSIPRELDQAATIDGAGYFRILFNIIIPAIRPAMIVVALFIFIGLWNDLLQQMIYINSSDKYTIALGLTNFRGQLKSDWSLTMAATCLSFAPGVIFYLVGQRYFVEGITLTGLKN is encoded by the coding sequence ATGAGCACAGCGGCATACGGCAGACTGAAAAGCAAGAAACGCAGAACCAGAACGATGAACATAATCACTTTTGCCGTCGTCATTTTTTTCGCCATACTCGCTATCTTCCCGATCTGGTGGATTTTCCGCACCTCACTCATGACGAACGCTGAAATCTACAAATACCCGCCTTCGCTGATTCCGGACAACTGGCTCTTCTCCAACTATGAGAAGACCCTGAAGGTATTTAAATTCTGGAAATATCTTTGGAACACAATGGTCATCATCGTTCCTTCCTGTCTGGCAGGCACATTTACGGCTACGCTCTGCGGATATGCCTTTGCAAGACTGCGTTTCCGCGGGAAAAGCTTCATCTGGGCACTCTGCGTGGGTTCGATGCTCCTGCCTGCGATGGTAACACTGATTCCGCTGTATATCGGCTGGACGCGCGGGCTGGGCTTCAATGACAGCTACTGGCCTTTGATTCTGCCGTATTTCTGCGGCGGGGGTGCATTCAATATTTTCCTGATCCGCCAGTTCATCATGTCCATTCCGCGGGAGCTGGATCAGGCAGCAACCATTGACGGCGCCGGTTATTTCCGGATCCTGTTCAATATCATCATACCCGCCATCCGGCCGGCGATGATCGTCGTTGCTTTGTTCATCTTCATCGGGCTGTGGAATGATCTGCTTCAGCAGATGATTTATATTAACTCAAGCGATAAATATACGATTGCCCTTGGACTTACCAATTTCCGGGGACAGCTCAAAAGCGACTGGTCGTTAACGATGGCCGCAACCTGCTTGTCCTTTGCTCCAGGCGTCATTTTTTATTTAGTCGGCCAGAGGTATTTCGTAGAGGGTATCACACTTACCGGCTTAAAGAATTAA